Proteins from a single region of Streptomyces glaucescens:
- a CDS encoding alpha-ketoacid dehydrogenase subunit beta has product MAAEKMALAKAINESLRRALESDPKVLVMGEDVGKLGGVFRVTDGLQKDFGESRVIDTPLAESGIVGTAIGLALRGYRPVVEIQFDGFVFPAYDQIVTQLAKMHARSLGKVKMPVVVRIPYGGGIGAVEHHSESPEALFAHVAGLKIVSPSNASDAYWMMQQAIQSDDPVIFFEPKRRYWDKGEVNPEAIPGPLHTARVVREGTDLTLAAYGPMVKTCLEVAGAAAEEGRNLEVLDLRSVSPIDFDAIQASVEKTRRLVVVHEAPVFFGSGAEIAARITERCFYHLEAPVLRVGGYHAPYPPARLEEEYLPGLDRVLDAVDRALAY; this is encoded by the coding sequence ATGGCAGCGGAGAAGATGGCCCTGGCCAAGGCGATCAACGAGTCGCTGCGCCGCGCCCTGGAGTCGGACCCCAAGGTCCTCGTCATGGGCGAGGACGTCGGCAAGCTCGGCGGCGTGTTCCGGGTGACCGACGGCCTCCAGAAGGACTTCGGCGAGAGCCGTGTCATCGACACCCCCCTCGCCGAGTCCGGCATCGTCGGCACGGCGATCGGCCTCGCCCTGCGCGGCTACCGGCCGGTGGTGGAGATCCAGTTCGACGGCTTCGTCTTCCCGGCGTACGACCAGATCGTCACGCAGCTCGCGAAGATGCACGCCCGGTCCCTGGGCAAGGTCAAGATGCCCGTCGTCGTGCGCATCCCCTACGGCGGCGGCATCGGCGCGGTCGAGCACCACTCGGAGTCCCCCGAGGCGCTGTTCGCCCACGTGGCGGGCCTCAAGATCGTCAGCCCCTCCAACGCCTCCGACGCGTACTGGATGATGCAGCAGGCCATCCAGAGCGACGATCCGGTGATCTTCTTCGAGCCGAAGCGGCGCTACTGGGACAAGGGCGAGGTCAACCCCGAGGCCATCCCGGGCCCGCTGCACACGGCGCGGGTGGTCCGCGAGGGCACCGACCTCACCCTGGCCGCCTACGGCCCGATGGTGAAGACCTGCCTGGAGGTCGCCGGGGCGGCCGCCGAGGAGGGCCGGAACCTGGAGGTCCTGGACCTGCGCTCGGTCTCCCCGATCGACTTCGACGCCATCCAGGCGTCGGTGGAGAAGACCCGCCGGCTCGTCGTGGTCCACGAGGCGCCGGTGTTCTTCGGCTCCGGCGCGGAGATCGCCGCGCGGATCACCGAGCGCTGCTTCTACCACCTGGAGGCCCCGGTGCTCCGGGTCGGCGGCTACCACGCCCCGTACCCGCCGGCGCGCCTGGAGGAGGAGTACCTGCCGGGCCTGGACCGGGTGCTCGACGCCGTCGACCGTGCCCTGGCGTAC
- the pdhA gene encoding pyruvate dehydrogenase (acetyl-transferring) E1 component subunit alpha encodes MTVESTAARTPRRSASTKSTAGKRTTARKGTGAAPGTDPQLVQLLTPEGERVKNAEYDKYVAAITPEELRGLYRDMVLTRRFDAEATALQRQGELGLWASLLGQEAAQIGSGRALRDDDYVFPTYREHGVAWCRGVDPTNLLGMFRGVNNGGWDPNGNNFHLYTIVIGSQTLHATGYAMGIAKDGADSAVIAYFGDGASSQGDVAESFTFSAVYNAPVVFFCQNNQWAISEPTEKQTRVPLYQRAQGFGFPGVRVDGNDVLACLAVTKWALERARLGEGPTLVEAYTYRMGAHTTSDDPSRYRGDEERLAWEAKDPILRLRRHLEASNHADEAFFAELETESETLGRRVREAVRAMPDPDHFAIFENVYADGHALVDEERAQFAAYQASFADGQGD; translated from the coding sequence GTGACCGTGGAGAGCACTGCCGCGCGCACACCGCGACGCAGCGCCAGTACGAAGAGCACGGCCGGCAAGCGCACGACCGCAAGGAAGGGCACCGGCGCCGCACCGGGCACCGACCCCCAGCTCGTGCAGCTGCTGACGCCCGAGGGCGAGCGCGTCAAGAACGCCGAGTACGACAAGTACGTCGCCGCCATCACCCCCGAGGAGCTGCGCGGTCTGTACCGCGACATGGTGCTCACCCGCCGCTTCGACGCCGAGGCGACCGCCCTCCAGCGCCAGGGCGAGCTGGGCCTGTGGGCGTCGCTGCTCGGCCAGGAGGCCGCCCAGATCGGCTCCGGCCGGGCCCTGCGCGACGACGACTACGTCTTCCCGACCTACCGCGAGCACGGCGTCGCCTGGTGCCGCGGGGTCGACCCGACCAACCTGCTCGGCATGTTCCGCGGCGTCAACAACGGCGGCTGGGACCCGAACGGCAACAACTTCCACCTGTACACGATCGTCATCGGCTCCCAGACGCTGCACGCCACCGGCTACGCGATGGGCATCGCCAAGGACGGCGCGGACAGCGCGGTCATCGCCTACTTCGGCGACGGCGCCTCCAGCCAGGGCGACGTCGCCGAGTCCTTCACGTTCTCCGCCGTCTACAACGCCCCCGTGGTGTTCTTCTGCCAGAACAACCAGTGGGCGATCTCCGAGCCCACCGAGAAGCAGACCCGCGTCCCGCTCTACCAGCGCGCCCAGGGCTTCGGCTTCCCCGGCGTCCGGGTCGACGGCAACGACGTGCTGGCCTGCCTCGCCGTGACCAAGTGGGCCCTGGAGCGGGCCCGCCTCGGCGAGGGCCCCACCCTCGTCGAGGCGTACACCTACCGCATGGGCGCCCACACCACCTCCGACGACCCCTCCCGCTACCGGGGCGACGAGGAACGCCTGGCCTGGGAGGCGAAGGACCCGATCCTGCGCCTGCGCCGCCACCTGGAGGCCTCGAACCACGCGGACGAGGCGTTCTTCGCGGAACTGGAGACCGAGAGCGAGACGTTGGGCAGGCGAGTGCGCGAGGCGGTCCGCGCCATGCCGGACCCGGACCACTTCGCCATCTTCGAGAACGTGTACGCGGACGGGCACGCGCTCGTCGACGAGGAGCGCGCGCAGTTCGCCGCCTACCAGGCGTCGTTCGCGGACGGACAGGGGGACTGA